Proteins encoded together in one Lathamus discolor isolate bLatDis1 chromosome 3, bLatDis1.hap1, whole genome shotgun sequence window:
- the STEAP3 gene encoding metalloreductase STEAP3 isoform X2, translated as MHFQIENSGLPSATPVMDTASPCSPGSDALPPGMSGRDMAKPLLGHQTIEGDPSITPAAGRTIGVLGSGDFARSLAIRLVCSGFKVVVGSRNPRRKAGLFPSAAEVTLQAEAVKKTDVIFVAVFREHYSTLCDLADVLVGKILVDVSNNTEINHCKESNAEYLASLFPACTVVKGFNVVSAWTLQSGARDGNKQVLICSNNQEAKRTVAEIAQVMGFTPVDMGCMSSASEIENIPLRLLPAWKIPIFLALGLFICFFTYNLIRQVIHPYIREQKNKLYKIPIEVVNTTLPCVAYVMLSLVYLPGVLAACSQLYYGTKYRRFPDWLDQWLQHRKQIGLLSFFCAALHAVYSFCLPMRRSHRYQLIETAVKQAVDKKMNIWVEEEVWRMEIYISVGIIALGLLSLLAVTSLPSIANSLNWREFSFIQSTLGFIALVISTLHTLTYGWSRAFDENQYKFYLPPTYTLTLLVPCTVILAKVIFNLPCIQQRLQRIRRGWEKGRYVKFVLPSATGEYSSRETSSNV; from the exons GATGTCTGGAAGAGACATGGCCAAACCCCTCCTGGGCCATCAGACCATAGAAGGTGACCCCAGCATCACACCTGCGGCCGGCCGTACCATTGGGGTGCTGGGGAGTGGGGACTTTGCGCGGTCATTGGCCATCCGCCTGGTGTGCTCCGGGTTCAAGGTGGTGGTTGGCAGCCGCAACCCAAGGCGAAAAGCTGGCCTCTtcccttctgcagcagaagTTACCTTGCAGGCTGAGGCGGTGAAGAAGACGGATGTCATTTTTGTGGCAGTTTTCAGGGAACATTACTCCACCCTCTGTGACCTGGCTGACGTGCTGGTGGGCAAGATCCTGGTGGACGTTAGTAACAACACTGAGATCAACCATTGCAAAGAATCCAATGCTGAGTACTTGGCTTCCCTGTTCCCAGCCTGCACTGTGGTCAAGGGATTTAATGTGGTTTCTGCATGGACACTGCAGTCAGGTGCCAGGGATGGAAATAAGCAG GTTCTAATTTGCTCAAATAACCAAGAAGCCAAGCGCACTGTAGCAGAAATTGCTCAAGTCATGGGATTCACCCCTGTAGATATGGGCTGCATGTCATCAGCCTCTGAGATCGAGAACATTCCACTGCGCCTCTTGCCAGCCTGGAAAATCCCCATCTTTTTGGCTCTGGggctttttatttgcttcttcaCTTACAACCTGATCCGGCAGGTCATCCACCCTTATATCAGGGAGCAGAAGAACAAGTTGTACAAGATCCCCATTGAGGTGGTCAACACAACACTGCCTTGCGTGGCCTATGTCATGCTGTCTCTTGTCTACCTGCCTGGGGTGCTGGCAGCCTGCTCACAGCTCTATTATGGCACCAAATACAGGCGCTTTCCAGATTGGCTCGACCAGTGGCTCCAGCACCGAAAGCAGATTGGACTCCTCAGCTTCTTCTGTGCAGCTTTGCATGCTGTGTACAGCTTCTGTCTGCCCATGCGCCGCTCCCACCGCTACCAGTTAATTGAGACAGCCGTCAAGCAG GCTGTGGATAAGAAGATGAATATCTGGGTAGAGGAGGAAGTCTGGAGGATGGAGATTTATATCTCTGTTGGAATAATTGCCCTGGGCTTACTGTCGTTGCTTGCTGTCACTTCACTTCCATCCATCGCGAACTCTCTTAACTGGAGAGAATTCAGTTTCATTCAG TCCACCCTTGGATTTATTGCCTTGGTAATCAGCACTCTGCACACGCTCACGTACGGATGGTCGCGGGCCTTTGATGAGAACCAGTACAAATTCTACCTGCCTCCAACCTACACGCTCACGCTGCTTGTCCCATGTACTGTGATTCTAGCAAAAGTCATCTTCAATTTGCCCTGCATCCAGCAAAGACTTCAGCGAATCAGGAGGGGCTGGGAGAAGGGGAGATACGTGAAGTTTGTTCTGCCCAGTGCAACAGGGGAATATTCAAGCAGGGAGACCTCTAGCAATGTCTAA
- the STEAP3 gene encoding metalloreductase STEAP3 isoform X1, with the protein MTVRPVPGHLPPAPPRRRWGAGSGPARGRSAPGLGQGVRAGSWSGPQGRLGCGRLGVALQHPDHSALHFVLSRMSGRDMAKPLLGHQTIEGDPSITPAAGRTIGVLGSGDFARSLAIRLVCSGFKVVVGSRNPRRKAGLFPSAAEVTLQAEAVKKTDVIFVAVFREHYSTLCDLADVLVGKILVDVSNNTEINHCKESNAEYLASLFPACTVVKGFNVVSAWTLQSGARDGNKQVLICSNNQEAKRTVAEIAQVMGFTPVDMGCMSSASEIENIPLRLLPAWKIPIFLALGLFICFFTYNLIRQVIHPYIREQKNKLYKIPIEVVNTTLPCVAYVMLSLVYLPGVLAACSQLYYGTKYRRFPDWLDQWLQHRKQIGLLSFFCAALHAVYSFCLPMRRSHRYQLIETAVKQAVDKKMNIWVEEEVWRMEIYISVGIIALGLLSLLAVTSLPSIANSLNWREFSFIQSTLGFIALVISTLHTLTYGWSRAFDENQYKFYLPPTYTLTLLVPCTVILAKVIFNLPCIQQRLQRIRRGWEKGRYVKFVLPSATGEYSSRETSSNV; encoded by the exons GTGGCTTTGCAGCATCCTGACCACAGTGCTTTGCACTTTGTTTTAAGCAG GATGTCTGGAAGAGACATGGCCAAACCCCTCCTGGGCCATCAGACCATAGAAGGTGACCCCAGCATCACACCTGCGGCCGGCCGTACCATTGGGGTGCTGGGGAGTGGGGACTTTGCGCGGTCATTGGCCATCCGCCTGGTGTGCTCCGGGTTCAAGGTGGTGGTTGGCAGCCGCAACCCAAGGCGAAAAGCTGGCCTCTtcccttctgcagcagaagTTACCTTGCAGGCTGAGGCGGTGAAGAAGACGGATGTCATTTTTGTGGCAGTTTTCAGGGAACATTACTCCACCCTCTGTGACCTGGCTGACGTGCTGGTGGGCAAGATCCTGGTGGACGTTAGTAACAACACTGAGATCAACCATTGCAAAGAATCCAATGCTGAGTACTTGGCTTCCCTGTTCCCAGCCTGCACTGTGGTCAAGGGATTTAATGTGGTTTCTGCATGGACACTGCAGTCAGGTGCCAGGGATGGAAATAAGCAG GTTCTAATTTGCTCAAATAACCAAGAAGCCAAGCGCACTGTAGCAGAAATTGCTCAAGTCATGGGATTCACCCCTGTAGATATGGGCTGCATGTCATCAGCCTCTGAGATCGAGAACATTCCACTGCGCCTCTTGCCAGCCTGGAAAATCCCCATCTTTTTGGCTCTGGggctttttatttgcttcttcaCTTACAACCTGATCCGGCAGGTCATCCACCCTTATATCAGGGAGCAGAAGAACAAGTTGTACAAGATCCCCATTGAGGTGGTCAACACAACACTGCCTTGCGTGGCCTATGTCATGCTGTCTCTTGTCTACCTGCCTGGGGTGCTGGCAGCCTGCTCACAGCTCTATTATGGCACCAAATACAGGCGCTTTCCAGATTGGCTCGACCAGTGGCTCCAGCACCGAAAGCAGATTGGACTCCTCAGCTTCTTCTGTGCAGCTTTGCATGCTGTGTACAGCTTCTGTCTGCCCATGCGCCGCTCCCACCGCTACCAGTTAATTGAGACAGCCGTCAAGCAG GCTGTGGATAAGAAGATGAATATCTGGGTAGAGGAGGAAGTCTGGAGGATGGAGATTTATATCTCTGTTGGAATAATTGCCCTGGGCTTACTGTCGTTGCTTGCTGTCACTTCACTTCCATCCATCGCGAACTCTCTTAACTGGAGAGAATTCAGTTTCATTCAG TCCACCCTTGGATTTATTGCCTTGGTAATCAGCACTCTGCACACGCTCACGTACGGATGGTCGCGGGCCTTTGATGAGAACCAGTACAAATTCTACCTGCCTCCAACCTACACGCTCACGCTGCTTGTCCCATGTACTGTGATTCTAGCAAAAGTCATCTTCAATTTGCCCTGCATCCAGCAAAGACTTCAGCGAATCAGGAGGGGCTGGGAGAAGGGGAGATACGTGAAGTTTGTTCTGCCCAGTGCAACAGGGGAATATTCAAGCAGGGAGACCTCTAGCAATGTCTAA
- the STEAP3 gene encoding metalloreductase STEAP3 isoform X3: MSGRDMAKPLLGHQTIEGDPSITPAAGRTIGVLGSGDFARSLAIRLVCSGFKVVVGSRNPRRKAGLFPSAAEVTLQAEAVKKTDVIFVAVFREHYSTLCDLADVLVGKILVDVSNNTEINHCKESNAEYLASLFPACTVVKGFNVVSAWTLQSGARDGNKQVLICSNNQEAKRTVAEIAQVMGFTPVDMGCMSSASEIENIPLRLLPAWKIPIFLALGLFICFFTYNLIRQVIHPYIREQKNKLYKIPIEVVNTTLPCVAYVMLSLVYLPGVLAACSQLYYGTKYRRFPDWLDQWLQHRKQIGLLSFFCAALHAVYSFCLPMRRSHRYQLIETAVKQAVDKKMNIWVEEEVWRMEIYISVGIIALGLLSLLAVTSLPSIANSLNWREFSFIQSTLGFIALVISTLHTLTYGWSRAFDENQYKFYLPPTYTLTLLVPCTVILAKVIFNLPCIQQRLQRIRRGWEKGRYVKFVLPSATGEYSSRETSSNV, encoded by the exons ATGTCTGGAAGAGACATGGCCAAACCCCTCCTGGGCCATCAGACCATAGAAGGTGACCCCAGCATCACACCTGCGGCCGGCCGTACCATTGGGGTGCTGGGGAGTGGGGACTTTGCGCGGTCATTGGCCATCCGCCTGGTGTGCTCCGGGTTCAAGGTGGTGGTTGGCAGCCGCAACCCAAGGCGAAAAGCTGGCCTCTtcccttctgcagcagaagTTACCTTGCAGGCTGAGGCGGTGAAGAAGACGGATGTCATTTTTGTGGCAGTTTTCAGGGAACATTACTCCACCCTCTGTGACCTGGCTGACGTGCTGGTGGGCAAGATCCTGGTGGACGTTAGTAACAACACTGAGATCAACCATTGCAAAGAATCCAATGCTGAGTACTTGGCTTCCCTGTTCCCAGCCTGCACTGTGGTCAAGGGATTTAATGTGGTTTCTGCATGGACACTGCAGTCAGGTGCCAGGGATGGAAATAAGCAG GTTCTAATTTGCTCAAATAACCAAGAAGCCAAGCGCACTGTAGCAGAAATTGCTCAAGTCATGGGATTCACCCCTGTAGATATGGGCTGCATGTCATCAGCCTCTGAGATCGAGAACATTCCACTGCGCCTCTTGCCAGCCTGGAAAATCCCCATCTTTTTGGCTCTGGggctttttatttgcttcttcaCTTACAACCTGATCCGGCAGGTCATCCACCCTTATATCAGGGAGCAGAAGAACAAGTTGTACAAGATCCCCATTGAGGTGGTCAACACAACACTGCCTTGCGTGGCCTATGTCATGCTGTCTCTTGTCTACCTGCCTGGGGTGCTGGCAGCCTGCTCACAGCTCTATTATGGCACCAAATACAGGCGCTTTCCAGATTGGCTCGACCAGTGGCTCCAGCACCGAAAGCAGATTGGACTCCTCAGCTTCTTCTGTGCAGCTTTGCATGCTGTGTACAGCTTCTGTCTGCCCATGCGCCGCTCCCACCGCTACCAGTTAATTGAGACAGCCGTCAAGCAG GCTGTGGATAAGAAGATGAATATCTGGGTAGAGGAGGAAGTCTGGAGGATGGAGATTTATATCTCTGTTGGAATAATTGCCCTGGGCTTACTGTCGTTGCTTGCTGTCACTTCACTTCCATCCATCGCGAACTCTCTTAACTGGAGAGAATTCAGTTTCATTCAG TCCACCCTTGGATTTATTGCCTTGGTAATCAGCACTCTGCACACGCTCACGTACGGATGGTCGCGGGCCTTTGATGAGAACCAGTACAAATTCTACCTGCCTCCAACCTACACGCTCACGCTGCTTGTCCCATGTACTGTGATTCTAGCAAAAGTCATCTTCAATTTGCCCTGCATCCAGCAAAGACTTCAGCGAATCAGGAGGGGCTGGGAGAAGGGGAGATACGTGAAGTTTGTTCTGCCCAGTGCAACAGGGGAATATTCAAGCAGGGAGACCTCTAGCAATGTCTAA